GCCCGCACTGGTGGAACAGGTTCGGCCAGATTTCCGTTTCCATCACCACCGCCAGCGCGGGCCGGACACGATCGAGGAAGCGCGTGACCGCGCGCGGCAGGTCGTAAGGCAGGTAGACGTGGAAAACCTCGTCGCCGAACAACTTGCGCACGCGTTCGGAACCGGTCGGCGTCACCGTCGTGACCACCATCGGCCGCGGCGCGTAGCGCCGGCGCAAGGCGTGGATCAACGGCAGCGCGGCGTTCACCTCGCCCACCGACACCGCGTGCACCCAGATCGAACCATCGAGACCCGGGCCGGGAAAGCGGCCGAAGCGCTCGCGCCAACGCCGGAAATAACCGCGGTAACGAATCCCGCGCGCCGCCAGCCGCCAGACGATCACCGGCGTGGCGAGATACATCGCGACGGTATAGAGGAATCGCAGCATGACGCGGGATCGGGATCGCAGCGGCGAGTATAACTTTCGCGCAAACTGTTCCCTCTTCGGGAGAGGATGTCAAAGGCGCACTCAAAATCGCCATCCATGTCCCTTTCCGCGCGCGTCCCACGCGCGCGCGTAACTTTCTCTTGCGTGGCCAAGAGAAAGTCACCAAAGAGAAGGCCACCCCGGTGCTGCGTTTTTCGTCCATCCATGGACGAAAAATCCGTGCGGGCCGGCCGGGCTTGCCGCCGCGCAATCCATTGCGCCCGCCCTTCGGGCCTTTTCGTCCGGCGCTCACCGCAGCACAGGGGCCCGGAGGTGGGCGAAAAAAGACAGGGATGTCTAACCCGCGAAATCAAACCAAGCGCGCGGCAGTCAACTCGCTCTTGAGATACGCGTAATAGATCGGCGCGGCCACGATGCCGGGCAGGCCGAAGGCGGCTTCCATCACCAGCATCGCCAGCAGGATTTCCCAGGCGCGCGCGTGGATGCGGTTGCCGACAATGTTGGCGTTGAGGAAGTATTCGAGCTTGTGGATCAGGATCAAGAAGATCAGCGCGCCCAGCGCGACCCACAGCGACACCGACAGCGCGACGATCACGATCAGCGTGTTGGAAATGAGATTCCCGATCACCGGCAGCAGGCCGACCACGAAGGTGATCGCGATCAGCGTCTTGGTGAGCGGCAGGTGCACGCCGGCCAGCGGCAATACGATCAACAGGAAGATCGCGGTGAAGATGGTGTTGAGCGCCGAGATGCGTGCTTGCGCGAACACGATGTCATGGAAGGCTTGCGTGAAGCGCGCGCAGCGCGCGGTCAGGTCACGCCGCAACGGGCCCTCCTTGCCGGTCGGACGCGCATGCGTCAGCGCCACCAGCGCGCCGAGCGCGAGACCGACCAGGATGCGCCCGAACACATGCACGGTTTCCTTGCCGGCCACCTGCAGTTGCGCGGAATGCGCGCGCGCGAGCTGGGTTGCGGTGAAGCGGAAGTCCTCGGCGCTCACCGGCAGGTACGCGACGATCCACGCCGGCACCTGCGTGCGCATGCGGTCGATGGTCGGCATCATCCGGTCGAACAGGGTGTTGGGATCGCCGAGTTCCGCACGGAAGAACGCGACCGCGCCGAAGATCAACAAGGCCAGCAGGCCCGCGACGACGACGGCCAGCACGCCGACCACCAATTGCCGCGCCCAGCCGCCCGGCCAACGACGCTCCAGCAGCGGCGCCAGCGCGTCGACCACCGCGTACACCAGCAGGCCCGCGATCAGCGCGGGCAGCAGGTGCAGGAACATCACCAGCAGCAGCGCCACCGCGGCGGCGATGTAGCTCGCGATCGCGGTGTGGCGTAAAGCACGGACGGATTGAATGGCGTTGTCGTTCATTCCCGGCGAGTCTGCCAGCGGGGCGATCACGACTCCAGTACCGGAAGGCCCGCTAAAATTGCGTAATCCAGCCACCGGGAATCCGCATGTCCGCAAGCACCGAAATCCCCGCCCGCGATCGACTGATCTTTGCGCTGGACGTGCCGGACCGCGCGGAAGCCATCGCGTGGCTGGATCGCCTCGGCGACAGCGTATCGTTCTACAAGATCGGGCTGGAACTGTTGAGTGGTGGCGATTATTTCCCGGTGCTCGACGAACTCGCTCGACGCGGCAAGAAGATTTTCGCCGACCTCAAGTTCCACGACGTGCCAGCCACGGTCGCGGGCGCGGTGCGCGGCTTGGCGCAACGGCCGATCACCTTCGCGACCGTCCATTGCGACAGCCGCGCGATGCTGGAAGCGGCCGCCGCGGCGAAGGGTTCGCTGCAGCTGCTCGCGGTGACGGTGCTGACCAGCAACGACGCCAGCGACCTCGCCGCGCTGGGTGTCGCGGGCGAACCCGCCGACGTGGTGATCGAACGCGCGCGCCTCGCGCAGATCGCGGGCATCGACGGCGTGGTGTGCTCGGGCGCCGACCTGCCGCGCCTGCGCGATGCACTCGGGCGGGATTTGTTGACCGTGTGCCCCGGCATTCGTCCGGCCGGCCCCGCCTGCGACGACCAGAAGCGCACCGTCGACGTGCCCACCGCGTTCGCGCAGGGCGCGGATTACATCGTGGTGGGGCGCCCGATCCGCAACGCGCCGGATCCACGCGCGGCCGCCGACGCCATCGTCGCGCAGATCGATCGCGCGTTCGGCTGACTTGCGCCGCCGCCGCGCTGTCGCCACACTCCGGCGCATGCGAATCCGAATGCATCCTCGCGGCGCGGCATGGCTCATCGCGAGCGCCTGCGCCCTCGCGCTCGCCGCCTGCCATCACGCACCGCCGCCGCCCAGCAACGCGACGCCCGAAGCGGCGGTCGCGACCAGCCTGCGGCTCACCGCCACGGGCGACTTCGACGGGCTGATGAAGAACCGACTGCCGCCCGCCGACTACACGCAATGGCGCAGCGAATGGGATGCCGCCCACGCGCGCCCCGCTGGCGCGTCTGCCACGCAGGAGCAGCAGTTCGCCGAGATCATGCAGATGCTCACCGAGCCGGGCGCGGAAGCGAAGCTGGCCAAGCGCCTGCAACCCGAACTCGCGAAACTGCGCGGCGGCAAGGACGAGACCCTGCCGATCGCGAGCGGCATCTTGGAGGCCGCGGGCAAGCAGTTGATCGCCGCCTCGCCGCAACTCGGGCCGAGCCAGAAAACCATGGCGACGCAAGGGCTGGACGCCCTGATCGCCTGGGCCAAGTCGACCGACTTCAGCGACGCGAAGAAAGCCAAGAAGGCGATCGATCTGGTGTGCGCCACTGCGCGCCAGCTGCACGTGCAGACGCTGGCGCAATGGCGCGCGCAGGATTACGCGCAGACGATGCACAGCTACGGCATCCTGTGGAATGCCCTCGAAGGCTTGTTGAACATCTATGGACTCGATCTTCCCGGCAGCCTGAACTCGGCGGAGGTGAGCGCCACCGGCAACGACGGCACCCACGCGACCGTCAAACTGGACATGAAACTCGCGGGCCGGTCGCTCGGCGGCGCATGGCCGATGGTGAAGCAGGCCGGCCATTGGTACGACGCCGCGCTGCTGGACGCGTGGCAGCAAGCGCATCCCGCGCCCGCCGCGGCGGCAGCGACAAGTCCGGCGAGCGCCGCCCCTGCTGCCAGCACCGGTTCGCCGCCGGCGTCGTCCGCTCCCGCATCATCCGCCACGCCGGCGTCCCCCGGCACGACGCACCGCTGACGCTGGCTTTTTGGTGGCAGGACGCGGCCGAAGGTCGGGCCATCCGCGCGGACGCCCTCTTCCGGACCCGCGCGGAACAAGCCTTTGACTTGGATATGGGAGAATCGCCGCTCATTCCACCGGCCCGCACCGCAAACCCGATCCATGGCCCGCGTCATGACCGAAACGCTGTCCCGCGACACCCTGGTGCACGCCGGCTGGTGGCGTGCGCTGTGGGGCGCCCTGCTGGGGCCATGGATCAAGATCAAGCGTGATCCCGCCGAACCGGTGACGCTGCTGGCGCCGGACACGCCGGTGATCTACGTGGTCGAGCGCAACGGTTTTTCCGACAGCCTGATCCTGGAGCGCGCCTGCCACGAAGCCGGTCTGCCCAGCCCGTTGGCGTGGGTGCCGGGCCTCGGCAAGCGCCGCCGTGCAATGTTCGCGATGCGCGGCACCGGCGGCTGGTTCCAGCGCCGCGGCCGCGACCACGCCGCGCAGGACACGCTGCGGCAATTGCTGCGCGTGCTGGAAGCCGCGCCCGAACGCAACGTGCAACTGATGCCGGTCGCGATCTACGTCGGCCGCGCGCCGAACCGGCAATCGGGCTGGTTCCGCGTGTTGTTTTCGGAGAACTGGGCGGTGGTCGGCCACTTCCGCCGGCTGTTCGCGATGCTGTTGAACGGGCGCGACACCATCGTGCGTTTCTCGCCGCCGATTTCGCTGCATGAATTGCGCGAGGAATCCAGCGGCGAACGCATCGAACGCCTGCAACGCAAGCTCGCGCGCGTGCTGCGCGTGCACTTCCGCCGCGTGCGCACCACGGTGATCGGCCCCGACCTTTCGCACCGGCGCACCGTGGTCGATTCGGTGCTGAATGCGGAAAGCGTGCGCGCCGCGATCGCCGCCACGGCGGCGCGCGAGAACATCCCGCACGCGCAAGCCTGGCGGCAGGCGCAGAAGCTGATGGACGAGATCGCCGCGGATTATTCGCCGCCGTTCGTGCGCTCGATGTCGTTCCTGCTTTCCAACTTCTGGAACAAGCTGTACGACGGCATCGCGATGCACCACTTCGAAACGCTGCGCGCGATCGCGCCGGGTTACGAAGTGGTGTACGTGCCCAGCCACCGCAGCCATGCCGACTACCTGCTGTTGTCGTACCAGCTGCACATGAGCGGCGTGGTGGTGCCGCACATCGCCGCGGGCGTGAACCTCAACCTGCCGGTGCTGGGAGCGTTCCTGCGCAAGGGCGGCGCGTTCTTCCTGCGCCGCAGTTTCAAGGGCAACGCGTTGTATTCGGTGGTCTTCAAGGAATACATGGCGCAATTGATCGAGCGCGGCGTGCCGATCGAATATTTCGTCGAGGGCACGCGCTCACGCACCGGACGTTTGCTGGCGCCGCGCTTCGGATTGTTGTCGATGACTGTGCGCGCGTTCCTGCGCGCGCCACGCCGCCCGGTGCTGTTCCAGCCGGTGTACATCGGCTACGAAAAATTGATGGAAGGCCGCGCGTACATCGGCGAACTCTCGGGCCAGAAGAAGGAAAAGGAAACCTGGCTCGCGCTGCTGCGCGGCGGCCGCAAGGCGCTGCGCCAGCACTACGGACGCGTCACGCTGAACTTCGGCGAGCCGATCGAACTCACCACGCTGCTGGATGCGGCGAATCCCGATTGGCGCGCACAAGGCGACAGCCCCGACAGCAAGCCGGAATGGCTCAACCACGTGCTGGACCAACTCGGCGAGAAGATCCTCGTCAACACCAATCGCGCCGCCGACGTCAACCCGATCAACCTGATCGCGCTCGCGTTGCTGGCGGCGCCGCGTCACGCGCTGGCCGAAACGGACCTGCTGGCGCAACTGGAACTGATGAAGGCGATCCTGACGGAGCTGCCGTATTCGGATCGCACCACGATCACGCCGATGGCGCCCGCGGGCATCATCGCGTACGCCGAGCAGATGGGCTGGATCCGGCGCGTCAAGCACCCGCTCGGCGACGTGCTGGCGGTCGAGGGCGAAAAGGCGGTGCTGCTCTCGTATTTCCGCAACAACGTGCTGCACCTGTTCGCGGCCGGCGCGTGGGTCGCGTGCTGCTTCATCAACAACCGCCGCATCGCGCGCGAAAACGTGGTGCGACTCGGCCGCGCGGTGTACCCCTTCATCCAGGCCGAACTGTTCCTGCCGTGGGACGCGGACGGTTTCGCGGGACGCATCGACGCCTTGATCGATCTGCTGATCGCGCGCGGCTTGCTGGCCGGCGGCGAAGGCCGGCTGCTGCATCTCGCGTCGGGCCGCGAGGACGACGCGTATCAGTTGCGCCTGCTCGCGCATTGCCTGCTGCAGGCGTTCGAGCGCTACTACATCGCGATCGCGGCGCTGGTGAAGAACGGACCGCACACGCTGACCGCGGGCCAGCTCGAAAACCTGTGCCAGCTCGCGGCACAGCGCCTGTCGCTGCTGTACCAGCAGAGCGCGCCGGAGTTCTTCGACAAGAGCCTGTTCCGCGGCTTCATCCAGAAACTGCGCGAGCGCCGCATCGTCTGGACCGACGCCGACGGCAAGCTGGAATTCGACGCGGTACTGGAAGACGTCGCGCGCGACGCGCGGCTGATCCTCGCGCGCGAAGTGCGCCAGTCGATATTGAAGATCACGCCGGACGTGGTCGCGGAAGCTTCCGTCAGCGGGCA
The genomic region above belongs to Rhodanobacteraceae bacterium and contains:
- a CDS encoding Glycerol-3-phosphate acyltransferase, which translates into the protein MARVMTETLSRDTLVHAGWWRALWGALLGPWIKIKRDPAEPVTLLAPDTPVIYVVERNGFSDSLILERACHEAGLPSPLAWVPGLGKRRRAMFAMRGTGGWFQRRGRDHAAQDTLRQLLRVLEAAPERNVQLMPVAIYVGRAPNRQSGWFRVLFSENWAVVGHFRRLFAMLLNGRDTIVRFSPPISLHELREESSGERIERLQRKLARVLRVHFRRVRTTVIGPDLSHRRTVVDSVLNAESVRAAIAATAARENIPHAQAWRQAQKLMDEIAADYSPPFVRSMSFLLSNFWNKLYDGIAMHHFETLRAIAPGYEVVYVPSHRSHADYLLLSYQLHMSGVVVPHIAAGVNLNLPVLGAFLRKGGAFFLRRSFKGNALYSVVFKEYMAQLIERGVPIEYFVEGTRSRTGRLLAPRFGLLSMTVRAFLRAPRRPVLFQPVYIGYEKLMEGRAYIGELSGQKKEKETWLALLRGGRKALRQHYGRVTLNFGEPIELTTLLDAANPDWRAQGDSPDSKPEWLNHVLDQLGEKILVNTNRAADVNPINLIALALLAAPRHALAETDLLAQLELMKAILTELPYSDRTTITPMAPAGIIAYAEQMGWIRRVKHPLGDVLAVEGEKAVLLSYFRNNVLHLFAAGAWVACCFINNRRIARENVVRLGRAVYPFIQAELFLPWDADGFAGRIDALIDLLIARGLLAGGEGRLLHLASGREDDAYQLRLLAHCLLQAFERYYIAIAALVKNGPHTLTAGQLENLCQLAAQRLSLLYQQSAPEFFDKSLFRGFIQKLRERRIVWTDADGKLEFDAVLEDVARDARLILAREVRQSILKITPDVVAEASVSGQAS
- a CDS encoding putative membrane protein, with the protein product MNDNAIQSVRALRHTAIASYIAAAVALLLVMFLHLLPALIAGLLVYAVVDALAPLLERRWPGGWARQLVVGVLAVVVAGLLALLIFGAVAFFRAELGDPNTLFDRMMPTIDRMRTQVPAWIVAYLPVSAEDFRFTATQLARAHSAQLQVAGKETVHVFGRILVGLALGALVALTHARPTGKEGPLRRDLTARCARFTQAFHDIVFAQARISALNTIFTAIFLLIVLPLAGVHLPLTKTLIAITFVVGLLPVIGNLISNTLIVIVALSVSLWVALGALIFLILIHKLEYFLNANIVGNRIHARAWEILLAMLVMEAAFGLPGIVAAPIYYAYLKSELTAARLV
- a CDS encoding Orotidine 5'-phosphate decarboxylase, whose protein sequence is MSASTEIPARDRLIFALDVPDRAEAIAWLDRLGDSVSFYKIGLELLSGGDYFPVLDELARRGKKIFADLKFHDVPATVAGAVRGLAQRPITFATVHCDSRAMLEAAAAAKGSLQLLAVTVLTSNDASDLAALGVAGEPADVVIERARLAQIAGIDGVVCSGADLPRLRDALGRDLLTVCPGIRPAGPACDDQKRTVDVPTAFAQGADYIVVGRPIRNAPDPRAAADAIVAQIDRAFG